The Poecile atricapillus isolate bPoeAtr1 chromosome 36 unlocalized genomic scaffold, bPoeAtr1.hap1 SUPER_36_unloc_2, whole genome shotgun sequence genome includes the window cccacccccggtTTTGtccccggggggggtcccggggggctccggggtcACCACAGGCGGTGCTGGTGAAGGTTCCGGCTGAGCACGGAGCGAACGTCGGCCGTGaacctgaatttggggagggggagagggaaaaaaataaaagagtgtGAGACCCTCTccccaaaaatataaaaattataaaaaaccCCCCctaggaaaaaatgggatggTCCAGAGGAGGGGAAGGTAAAAATTGGGGaaggaaatgtgggaatttggggggaaatcacCCAAAAAAGTCACCCAAGattccccccaaattcagcCAAAATCAACCAAATCCCATCCGGGACcaccaaaatcctccccagattcagccaggacaccccaaatctcctccaagacccccaaatccccctcgaatctcctcaaatccccccaaatccaccccaggatccccaaaacccccctcaAATCCttccaaatcctccccaaattcactcaggaacccccaaatccccctcgAATCTCCTCCAagagccccaaattcccccaaatctcctccaagagccccaaatcccccatgaatctcctcaaatccccccaaaatccaccccaggatccccaaatcctccccaaatcctctccaggaccccccaaatctcctccaagagccccaaaatccccctcaaatctcttcaaatcccccaaaatccaccccaggaccccccaaatctcctccaagagccccaaatcctcctgaaatctcctcaaatcccccccaggacccccaaatcctccccaaatcccccaggaccccccaaatctcctccaagagcccccaaatccccctcaaatctcttcaaatccccccaaaatccaccccaggaccccccaaatcccccccaaatccactcaggacccccaaatccaccccaggaccccccaaatcctccccaaatccgcccaggaccccccaaattctccccaaatctccctcaAATCCttccaaatcctccccaaacccacccaggaccccccaaatccccccaggaccccccaaatccccccagcctcgccccctccccacctgagCGCGTCCAGCATGGGCAGGAGGTTGAGCAGGGCCGTGTCCCCGGGGTCGCTGAACCACGACTTGATGGGGATGGCGTTGtctggggggaaatttgggggtccccaaaagattttgggggtccccagaggGTTtgagaggaatttggggggatttgagggagatttggggggatttgagggaggtttggggggatttgggggggatttagGGGTCCCCGGGGTCGCTGAACCACGATTTCATGAGGACGGCGTTgtctggggaggattttgggggtccccagaaaGATTTTGGGAGTCCCCAgaagattttgggggtccccaaaagaattttgggggtccccagaggGTTTGAGATGCatttgaggggatttgagggagaTTTGGTGGGGATTTGAGgagatttgaggggatttgagggaggtttggggggtccctggcgTCACTGAATCAAGACTTGATGGGGATGGCGTTgtctgggagggattttggggaaattttgggggtccccaaagagttttgggggtccccagaaaGTTTGAGAGAGATTTGGAGAGATCTGAGGaaggtttggggggatttgagggagatttgggggggatttgagaggatttgggggaggtttggggggtccccggggtCCCTGAACCACGACTTGATGGGGATGGCGTTGtctggggggaaatttgggggtccccaaaagATTTCGGGGGTCCCCAGAGGGTTtgagatggatttggggggatttgggggggatttgaggggatttgggggaggtttgggggtccctggcgTCACTGAACCACGACTTGATGGGGATTGCGTTGTctggggggaaattttgggggtccccagagagattttgggggtccccagagaGATTTTAGGGGTCCCCAGAGGGTTTGAGAtgaatttggggagatttgagggggatttgaggggatttggggaggtttggggatcCCTGGGGTCTCTGAACCACGACTTGATGGGGATGGCGTTGTctggggggagatttgggggtccccaaagagttttgggggtccccagagggtttgagagggatttggggggatttgaggggatttgggggggatttggggggtccctggggtttttgggaatcttttggggacattttgggaatattttgggaacattttgggaatattttgggaacattttgggaacatttttggaatattttgtgaatattttaggaatatattggggatatttttggaatattttgtgaatattttgggaatattttagggatattttggggatattttgaaaatattttgggaatattttgggaatattttggggatattttggggatattttgggaatatttttgggaatatttttggaatatttcaggaatattttggggatatttcaggaatattttggggatattttgggaatattttgggaatatttttggaatatttttgggaacattttgggaatattttgggaacattttgggaatgttttggggatattttggggatattttgggaatatcttggggatatttttgggaatattttgggaatattctgggaatattttggggataatttgggaatattttggggatatttcaGGAATgttttgggaacattttgggaatattttggggatacttttggaatattttggggatattttgggaatattttggggatattttggggatattttgggaatattttggggatattctgggaatattttggtaatattttgggaatattctgggaatattttgggaatgttctgggaatatttttggaatatttttgggaatatttttggaatatttcaggaatactttggggatatttttgggaatattttggggatattttgggaaaattttgggaatattttggaatattttgggaatattttggggacatttttgggaacattttgggaatattttggggatattttggggatattttgggaatattctgggaatattttggggataatttGGGAATATCTTGGGGATATTTCAGGAAtgttttgggaatatttttggaatattttgggaatattttggggatatttttgggaatatttcaggaatgttttgggaatattttggggatatttttggaatatttcaggaatactttggggatatttttgggaatattttggggatattttggggatatttttggaatattttggggatattttgggaacattttgggaacattttcggaatattttgtgaatattttgggaatattttggggatatttttgggaatattttggggatgttctgggaacattttgggaatattttgggaatattttggggatatttcgGGAATATTTcgggaatattttgggaacattttgggaatgttttgggaatgttttggggaTACTTTGgtaatattttgggaatattctgggaatattttgggaatatttcggagatatttcaggaatattttgggaatgtttctggaatatttcgggaatgttctgggaacattttgggaatattttgggaacattttggaatattttgggaatatttcgGGGATATTTtgaggatattttggggatatttctggaatattttggggatattttgggaacattttgtgaatattttgggaacattttgggaacattttgggaatattttggggatattctGAGAATattctgggaatattttgggaatgttttgggaacattttgggaatattttgggaacattttgggaacattttggggatattctgggaatattttgggaatatttctgGAATATTTCAGGAATGTTCTGGGAACATTTTTGGGActattttggggatattttggggatatttttggaatatttttgggatattttgggaatattttgggaatgttctgggaacattttgggaatattttggggatattttgggaacattttgggaatattttgggtaCCTGGATGGCTGCGGTAGGCTCCAGGTGAGTTGTCGAGGATGACGATGCTGGACAGGTCGCTGTGCACCACCGACAGGTCCTTGATGTAACTGCCCAGCTCCAGAGTGCAGTGCTGGGGGCGGGGCCACGTCAGGGACACGCCCACCGGAAATGGGACACGCCCACCAATCACAGGACACGCCCACCGGAAATGGGACACACCCACCAAACACAGGACACGCCCACCGGGAACGGGACACGCTCACCGGAAACGGGACACGCCCACCGGGAATGGGACACGCCCACCGGAAGTGGGACACACCCACCGGGAACGGGACACGCCCACCGGAAATGGGACACGCCCACCGGGAACGGGACACGCCCACCGGAAACGGGACACGCCCACCGGGAATGGGATACGGCCACCGGGAACGGGACACGCCCACCGGGAACGGGACACACCCACCGGGAATGGGACACACCCACCGGAAACGGGACACGCCCAACGGAAATGGGACACGCCCACCGGAAAGCGGGACACACCCACCTGAAGCGGGACACGCCCACCGGAAGCGGGACACGCCCACCAATCACAAGACACGCCCACCGGAAGTGGGACATGCCCATCACACCTCTCCAGGTGTTCCTCACGTGTCACAcctcacacacacctgtcacacctgtgtcacacctcacacacacctgtgtcacctgtcacacctgtccctcacctgtgtcacctgtcacacctgtccaggtgttcctgacctgtgtcacacctcacacacacctgtgtcacctgtcacacctgtccaggtgtccctcacctgtgtcacccctcacacacacctgtgtcacctgtgtcacctgtcacacctgtccctcacctgtgtcacctgtcacacctgtccctcacctgtgtcacctgtcacacctgtccaggtgttcctcacctgtgtcacacctcacacacacctgtcacacacctgtccctcacctgtccaggtgttccTGAGCTGGCTGTaacctgtcccacctgtccctcacacgtatccaggtgtatctcaCACCTCTCCAGGTGTATCACACCCCTCAcacctgtccaggtgtatctcacacctgtcacacctgtccaggtgtatctcacACTCCTCCAGGTgtatctcacacacacacaggtgtatttcacctgtccaggtgtatctcacACTCCTCCAGGTGTATCTCACACCTGTCGAGGTGTAtttcacctgtccaggtgtatcACACCTTTCAcacctgtccaggtgtatctcacACTCCTCCAGGTGTATTTCACCTCTCCAGGTGTATCTCACACTCCTCCAGGTGTAtttcacctgtccaggtgtatctcacACTCCTCCAGGTGTATTTCACCTCTCCAGGTgtattacacacacacacaggtgtatCTCACACCTCTCCAGGTGTAtttcacacctgtcacacctcTCCAGGTgtatcacacacacacacagatgtaTCTCAcacctgtccaggtgtatctcacACTCCTCCAGGTGTAtttcacctgtccaggtgtatctcacACTCCTCCAGGTGTAtttcacctgtccaggtgtatTTCTCTCTCACCTGTCGGTAGTAGCGCCGGCCCAGGATGCAGCGGTTGTcacacacccctcacacacacacacacacacacacacagaggtgtaTCTCACACTCCTCCAGGTGTAtctcacacctgtcacacctgtccaggtgtatcACACCCGTCTCACCTGTCGGTAGTAGCGCCGGCCCAGGATGCAGCGGTTgttgtcacacacacacacacacacgcacagaTGTAtttcacctgtccaggtgtatctcacACCTGTATTTCACACCTCTCCAGGTGTAtttcacctgtccaggtgtatcacacctgtctcacctgtcgGTAGTAGCGCCGGCCCAGGATGCAGCGGTTGTTGTcacacacccctcacacacacacacaggtgtatCTCACACTCCTCCAGGTGTAtttcacctgtccaggtgtatTTCTCTCTCACCTGTCGGTAGTAGCGCCGGCCCAGGATGCAGCGGTTGTTGTCGAGCCGATCGGCCACGGCACAGCCGTAGATCTCCATGCTGGCTGTGAACACAACCAGCTCGTACCACTGGGAAACCTGGGATAAACAACCGGAATAAACACCGGGATAAACACCGGGATAAACACCGGGAAAACCGGGATAAACACCGGGAAAACCGGGATAAACAACGGGAAAACCGGGATAAACACCGGGAtaaacaccgggaatggcaGGATAAACACCGGGATAAACACTGGGAATAAACACCCGGATCACTGTGAATA containing:
- the CTDNEP1 gene encoding CTD nuclear envelope phosphatase 1, with the protein product MRSQCLLGLRSFVAFAAKLWSFALYLLRRQVRTVIQYQTVRYDVLPLSPISRNRLNQVKRKILVLDLDETLIHSHHDGVLRPTVRPGTPPDFILKVVIDKHPVRFFVHKRPHVDFFLEVVSQWYELVVFTASMEIYGCAVADRLDNNRCILGRRYYRQHCTLELGSYIKDLSVVHSDLSSIVILDNSPGAYRSHPDNAIPIKSWFSDPGDTALLNLLPMLDALRFTADVRSVLSRNLHQHRLW